The proteins below are encoded in one region of Zerene cesonia ecotype Mississippi chromosome 10, Zerene_cesonia_1.1, whole genome shotgun sequence:
- the LOC119829766 gene encoding toll-like receptor 2, whose product MNRIQLCIVVVCSYAVCAKQMTDIEALASAPTRCTYEYAFDMYGAHCAGLRLNKIPSLRGGIEILDFSDNKLQEIHDDTLSSYSSIKFLYLSENQIYSIEENAFFYLSNLQTLDLSKNVILALPESIFHLSSLRKLYLNGNPLLHLHFSNLKLSRPIQAPIELLDISECKIKVLPEWGILPQLILYNISNNPLTSIDALHFSSMCKLSKVDLTKSIDNLKLCDMRMTITWFQEKKVYFQLEDYSKLNSREFESCRKEEIPANLNATYHECRSLYRQEQSIRTSRRTWLTIGGGLAGFLVGFVLLLYVMHRHNVTQTKRAEKETKKIPPDGDRQASAVLLNNVA is encoded by the exons atgaaCAG AATACAATTATGTATAGTCGTGGTCTGCAGTTATGCTGTATGTGCAAAACAGATGACGGATATCGAGGCCCTTGCATCAGCTCCAACGAGGTGCACCTACGAATATGCATTTGACATGTATGGAGCACATTGTGCTGGACTCAGATTGAACAAAATACCGAGTCTCAGAGGTGGAATTGAG attctCGACTTCAGTGACAATAAACTGCAAGAAATTCACGACGACACATTGTCTTCGTACAGCAGTATCAAATTCCTTTATTTGTCTGAAAATCAAATTTACTCCATTGAAGAAAATGCTTTCTTTTACTTATCTAATCTCCAAACCTTAGATCTGTCTAAAAATGTAATCTTGGCTTTGCCCGAATCCATTTTCCATTTATCATCTTTACGAAAGTTGTACTTAAATGGAAATCCTTTACTGCATTTGCATTTTAGCAATCTTAAATTGAGCAGACCTATTCAGGCTCCAATTGAGCTTTTGGATATATCAGAgtgtaaaattaaagtattgcCAGAATGGGGAATTCTAccacaattaattttatacaacatcTCAAATAATCCATTAACGTCTATAGACGCATTACACTTTAGCTCTATGTGTAAGTTATCTAAAGTCGATCTTACAAAATCCATAGACAATTTAAAGCTGTGCGACATGAGAATGACAATAACTTGGTTTCAAGAAAAAAAGGTCTATTTCCAGTTGGAAGACTacagtaaattaaattctagaG AATTCGAGAGCTGTCGCAAGGAGGAAATACCGGCAAATCTAAACGCAACTTACCATGAATGTCGCAGTTTGTATAGACAG gaaCAAAGTATCAGAACATCCCGTCGAACATGGCTAACTATAGGTGGTGGGTTAGCGGGTTTCCTTGTTGGATTTGTGTTACTGTTATACGTTATGCATCGACATAATGTAACACAGACGAAACGAGCCGAGAAAGAAACTAAGAAAATCCCACCAGATGGCGATAGGCAAGCGTCTGCCGTTCTACTGAATAATGTagcataa
- the LOC119829776 gene encoding E3 ubiquitin-protein ligase MSL2-like: MKMNATSLYVSTCRLIILADPADKSSWTDLFRLVPYLRQSLSCTVCGNLLKEPYTPTNSSCQHHVCKNCKGGRKKLKPSCSWCKDYDNYSENLQLRILLQCYKKLCEYFMGTDTFKTLLEEDEIAAGINGGTVASSGLIDLIQEAARFDDDFKCNAGLSKSAYSILPCVYTNSTSTQTQVASSSSMETRSSNKGSPNTRGLSNGSPLYSVMYAGSGNKITIKRKAVEESEISQSEPSPRESKSNQLGFKKPSNRSRNSSSSKRKGCRCGNATATPGKLTCCGQRCPCYVESKPCTECKCKGCRNPHRPDGMKVRPHIPQLDSIQITLNTNPDSSPSCSGSMDSLDTDTLTMEAMEESLSFTTDYKSSDIKVYTSQLQEVSPSLPATILMDDELPASPEDELSSPCDYTQCSPRGTNDTETSPHSATQDMTSDIEVDV; this comes from the exons atgaagatGAACGCTACAAGCTTGTATGTTTCTACGTGTCGTTTAATAATCTTAGCAGACCCGGCGGATAAAAGTTCGTGGACAGATTTGTTTCGTTTAGTTCCTTATTTACGACAATCGTTGTCTTGTACTGTCTGcggtaatttattaaaagaaccgTATACGCCTACAAATTCAAGTTGTCAACATCATGTTTGCAAGAATTGCAAGGGCgggagaaaaaaattaaaaccatcCTGCAGTTGGTGTAAGGATTACGATAATTATTCCGAAAACTTACAACTACGAATACTacttcaatgttataaaaagctttgtgaatattttatgggCACCGATACGTTCAAGACTTTATTAGAAGAAGACGAAATAGCGGCTGGTATTAATGGTGGGACTGTAGCTAGCTCAGGTTTGATAGACTTAATTCAAGAAGCTGCCAGATTCGATgatgattttaaatgtaacgCAGGACTTTCCAAATCTGCCTATAGCATATTACCATGTGTCTATACAAATTCCACATCAACGCAAACACAGGTGGCATCGTCAAGTAGTATGGAAACAAGATCATCAAATAAAGGATCACCAAATACAAGAGGTTTATCTAATGGATCTCCGCTTTATTCAGTAATGTACGCTGGTTCTGGTAATAAGATTACCATTAAAAGGAAAGCTGTGGAAGAATCAGAAATATCACAAAGTGAGCCAAGCCCACGGGAAAGCAAG tctAATCAATTAGGTTTTAAAAAGCCATCAAATAGGTCTCGGAATTCTTCAAGTAGTAAGCGCAAAGGCTGTCGTTGTGGCAATGCAACGGCTACACCAGGAAAGCTAACATGTTGTGGCCAGCGGTGTCCATGCTATGTTGAAAGTAAACCGTGTACGGAATGTAAATGTAAAGGCTGCCGAAACCCCCATAGGCCTGATGGCATGAAG gTTCGTCCACATATACCTCAATTAGATAGCATCCAAATAACATTGAACACAAACCCTGACAGTTCTCCATCGTGTTCTGGATCCATGGATAGCCTGGACACAGATACACTCACCATGGAAGCTATGGAGGAATCTCTCAGTTTCACTACGGACTATAAGTCTTCCGATATTAAAG tgTACACAAGCCAACTCCAAGAAGTATCACCGTCCTTGCCAGCGACAATTTTAATGGACGATGAGTTACCCGCCTCTCCGGAGGACGAACTAAGTTCGCCCTGCGACTACACGCAATGCTCGCCCCGAGGGACCAACGACACAGAAACATCCCCCCATTCAGCCACACAGGATATGACAAGCGACATTGAAGTTGATGTATGA
- the LOC119829770 gene encoding E3 ubiquitin-protein ligase MSL2-like, giving the protein MKMNATSLYVSTCRLIILADPADKSSWTDLFRLVPYLRQSLSCTVCGNLLKEPYTPTNSSCQHHVCKNCKGGRKKLKPSCSWCKDYDNYSENLQLRILLQCYKKLCEYFMGTDTFKTLLEEDEIAAGINGGTVASSGLIDLIQEAARFDDDFKCNAGLSKSAYSILPCVYTNSTSTQTQVASSSSMETRSSNKGSPNTRGLSNGSPLYSVMYAGSGNKITIKRKAVEESEISQSEPSPRESKSNQLGFKKPSNRSRNSSSSKRKGCRCGNATATPGKLTCCGQRCPCYVESKPCTECKCKGCRNPHRPDGMKVRPHIPQLDSIQITLNTNPDSSPSCSGSMDSLDTDTLTMEAMEESLSFTTDYKSSDIKVYTSQLQEVSPSLPATILMDDELPASPEDELSSPCDYTQCSPRGTNDTETSPHSATQDMTSDIEVDV; this is encoded by the exons atgaagatGAACGCTACAAGCTTGTATGTTTCTACGTGTCGTTTAATAATCTTAGCAGACCCGGCGGATAAAAGTTCGTGGACAGATTTGTTTCGTTTAGTTCCTTATTTACGACAATCGTTGTCTTGTACTGTCTGcggtaatttattaaaagaaccgTATACGCCTACAAATTCAAGTTGTCAACATCATGTTTGCAAGAATTGCAAGGGCgggagaaaaaaattaaaaccatcCTGCAGTTGGTGTAAGGATTACGATAATTATTCCGAAAACTTACAACTACGAATACTacttcaatgttataaaaagctttgtgaatattttatgggCACCGATACGTTCAAGACTTTATTAGAAGAAGACGAAATAGCGGCTGGTATTAATGGTGGGACTGTAGCTAGCTCAGGTTTGATAGACTTAATTCAAGAAGCTGCCAGATTCGATgatgattttaaatgtaacgCAGGACTTTCCAAATCTGCCTATAGCATATTACCATGTGTCTATACAAATTCCACATCAACGCAAACACAGGTGGCATCATCAAGTAGTATGGAAACAAGATCATCAAATAAAGGATCACCAAATACAAGAGGTTTATCTAATGGATCTCCGCTTTATTCAGTAATGTACGCTGGTTCTGGTAATAAGATTACCATTAAAAGGAAAGCTGTGGAAGAATCAGAAATATCACAAAGTGAGCCAAGCCCACGCGAAAGCAAG tctAATCAATTAGGTTTTAAAAAGCCATCAAATAGGTCTCGGAATTCTTCAAGTAGTAAGCGCAAAGGCTGTCGTTGTGGCAATGCAACGGCTACACCAGGAAAGCTAACATGTTGTGGCCAGCGGTGTCCATGCTATGTTGAAAGTAAACCGTGTACGGAATGTAAATGTAAAGGCTGCCGAAACCCCCATAGGCCTGATGGCATGAAG gTTCGTCCACATATACCTCAATTAGATAGCATCCAAATAACATTGAACACAAACCCTGACAGTTCTCCATCGTGTTCTGGATCCATGGATAGCCTGGACACAGATACACTCACCATGGAAGCTATGGAGGAATCTCTCAGTTTCACTACGGACTATAAGTCTTCCGATATTAAAG tgTACACAAGCCAACTCCAAGAAGTATCACCGTCCTTGCCAGCGACAATTTTAATGGACGATGAGTTACCCGCCTCTCCGGAGGACGAACTAAGTTCGCCCTGCGACTACACGCAATGCTCGCCCCGAGGGACCAACGACACAGAAACATCCCCCCATTCAGCCACACAGGATATGACAAGCGACATTGAAGTTGATGTATGA